In a single window of the Deinococcus aetherius genome:
- a CDS encoding type II secretion system protein GspD: MKRYALLLTAALGMAAAQTPAPAQATAASSSRLADAGLSGANVTFDMHRAGSDLTSMLLALAKSAGYEIIMEPSVDAVLRGNNGGDAAPQGAANTPAQVTYSFVNKPFNEVWPLVLDIYGLSYETLRIGGKPVLRVSAKPVQKIVKLPETLSAPLVERQLKLSFGTLKTVSSQSNAAPAQGASTNTTETTRDEVVLDSPTMRIIAEPTSNSVIIRGTNQEVAQVERLLAEIVAAQPPAVRAAAARPSNMQHVYTVRGQQADVTSLLGAQYPELKVAPLGQSGQLILTGPQPQLDAALALLGQVDRPAVQTAQRIYNVKGQQGDVTALLAAQYPSMKVTPVGQTGQLVLVGPPTQLDAALALLTQVDRPAPPPQAGPQTVQRVFQLINASAEEVKATLEGTLAREVSDEGGVGQNLKSLPTTLLDVNGNPINVALPPAGATGSGGTTTGTQTTGTTAARPAAEAVTLIADKRTNTLIARGTEAQVRQIAELIPQLDQVVPQINVQVRIQEITEDASRSLGVDWKVGFGGFNVSLGGGGLGATFDPTRSLMGFNVFPTLQAQESQGLSKQVYDGSITMQSGQRSLGANGSTQNSSNGAAATIKSGGRLELNIPSGAANVPPIQKQIDYGVNLDFFDPQVAPDGTITLRVRGQVNTPKSAITPSSVPNVLDFSNSEAQTTITFKSGQTVLLSGLLGNTESTGKTGVPFLSSLPVIGGLFGKQSTTKKASQLLVVITGNVVR, from the coding sequence ATGAAGAGATACGCCCTCCTGCTGACCGCCGCGCTCGGCATGGCCGCCGCGCAGACCCCCGCCCCCGCCCAGGCCACCGCCGCCAGTTCCTCCCGCCTCGCCGACGCCGGGCTCTCGGGCGCCAACGTCACCTTCGACATGCACCGTGCCGGGAGTGACCTGACCTCCATGCTGCTCGCCCTGGCGAAGAGCGCGGGCTACGAGATCATCATGGAGCCCAGCGTGGACGCCGTGCTGCGGGGCAACAACGGAGGAGACGCCGCGCCCCAGGGGGCGGCGAACACTCCCGCCCAGGTCACCTACTCCTTCGTGAATAAGCCCTTCAACGAGGTCTGGCCGCTCGTGCTCGACATCTACGGCCTGAGCTACGAGACCCTGCGGATCGGCGGCAAGCCTGTCCTGCGCGTGAGCGCCAAGCCCGTCCAGAAGATCGTCAAGCTGCCGGAGACCCTGAGCGCGCCCCTGGTGGAGCGGCAGCTCAAGCTGTCCTTCGGCACCCTGAAGACCGTAAGCAGCCAGAGCAACGCCGCCCCGGCTCAGGGCGCGAGCACCAACACCACGGAGACCACCCGCGACGAGGTCGTGCTCGACTCCCCCACCATGCGGATCATCGCGGAGCCCACCTCGAACAGCGTGATCATCCGGGGCACGAATCAGGAGGTGGCGCAGGTCGAGCGGCTGCTCGCCGAGATCGTCGCCGCGCAGCCCCCAGCCGTCCGAGCGGCCGCCGCTCGGCCTTCCAACATGCAACACGTCTACACGGTGAGAGGCCAGCAGGCCGACGTCACCTCGCTGCTCGGGGCGCAGTATCCCGAACTGAAGGTCGCCCCCCTCGGGCAGAGCGGACAACTGATCCTGACCGGGCCGCAACCCCAGCTCGACGCCGCCCTCGCGTTGCTGGGTCAGGTGGACCGCCCCGCCGTACAGACGGCACAACGCATCTACAACGTCAAGGGGCAGCAGGGAGACGTGACGGCGCTGCTCGCGGCGCAATACCCCAGCATGAAGGTTACGCCGGTCGGGCAGACCGGACAACTCGTTCTGGTCGGGCCGCCCACCCAGCTCGACGCGGCGCTCGCCCTGCTCACGCAGGTGGACCGCCCCGCGCCGCCCCCCCAGGCCGGGCCGCAGACGGTGCAGCGCGTCTTCCAGCTCATCAACGCGAGCGCCGAGGAGGTCAAGGCGACGCTGGAGGGCACGTTGGCGCGTGAGGTGAGCGACGAGGGCGGCGTCGGGCAGAACCTGAAGAGCCTGCCCACCACCCTGCTCGACGTGAACGGCAACCCCATCAACGTGGCCCTGCCCCCGGCCGGCGCCACCGGCTCGGGCGGCACCACGACGGGGACCCAGACCACGGGCACGACCGCCGCCCGGCCCGCCGCCGAGGCCGTCACCCTGATCGCCGACAAGCGCACGAACACGCTGATCGCCCGGGGCACCGAGGCGCAGGTCAGGCAGATCGCCGAACTCATCCCGCAGCTCGATCAGGTCGTGCCGCAGATCAACGTGCAGGTGCGCATCCAGGAGATCACCGAGGACGCGAGCCGCAGCCTGGGGGTGGACTGGAAGGTGGGCTTCGGGGGCTTCAACGTCTCGCTGGGGGGCGGCGGCCTGGGCGCGACGTTCGACCCCACCCGCAGCCTGATGGGCTTCAACGTGTTCCCAACCCTTCAGGCCCAGGAGAGCCAGGGCCTGAGCAAGCAGGTCTACGACGGCAGCATCACCATGCAGAGCGGGCAGCGGTCCCTGGGTGCGAACGGCAGCACGCAGAACTCGTCGAACGGTGCGGCGGCCACCATCAAGTCGGGCGGGCGGCTGGAACTCAACATTCCCTCCGGCGCGGCCAACGTGCCCCCCATCCAGAAGCAGATCGACTACGGCGTCAACCTCGACTTCTTCGACCCGCAGGTCGCCCCGGACGGCACGATCACGCTGCGGGTGCGCGGTCAGGTGAACACCCCGAAGTCCGCCATCACGCCCAGTTCCGTCCCCAACGTGCTCGACTTCTCCAACAGCGAGGCGCAGACCACCATCACCTTCAAGAGCGGCCAGACGGTGCTGCTCAGCGGCCTGCTCGGCAACACCGAATCGACCGGCAAGACGGGTGTGCCCTTCCTGTCGAGCCTGCCGGTGATCGGCGGCCTCTTCGGCAAGCAGTCCACGACCAAGAAGGCATCTCAACTCCTGGTGGTCATCACCGGCAACGTCGTCCGGTAG
- the aroC gene encoding chorismate synthase, with protein MRYLTAGESHGPQLTAIIEGLPSQLPLGKGDIDPWLRRRQGGYGRGRRMVIETDEAQILSGVRAGRTTGAPITLVVENRDHRNWTEIMSPEPGGEPRKKALTDARPGHADLTGGIKYRHKDLRDVLERASARETAARVAVGSVALKLLSELGVEGANYVASLGGIETRQPFSWDALDAIEESDLRTLDADAAAQMRERIDGAKKDGDTLGGILEVRFRGLPVGLGSFVHWDRKLDGRIAQACLSVQAMKGVEIGRAFENATRPGSGVHDAVYYKEGGYARETNAAGGLEAGMTNGEELIVRVAMKPIATLMKPLPTVNVVTHEASDAARERSDTTAVPAAGVILQCVIGWVLAHAMLEKFGGDTLPELQERVAAARAYVQAY; from the coding sequence ATGAGGTACTTGACCGCCGGGGAGTCGCACGGGCCGCAACTGACGGCCATCATCGAGGGGTTGCCCTCGCAACTGCCGCTGGGCAAGGGCGACATCGACCCCTGGCTGAGGCGGCGGCAGGGTGGCTACGGGCGGGGCCGCCGCATGGTGATCGAGACCGACGAGGCCCAGATCCTCAGCGGCGTGCGCGCGGGCCGCACCACGGGGGCGCCGATCACCCTCGTGGTCGAGAACCGGGACCACCGCAACTGGACCGAGATCATGTCCCCGGAGCCGGGCGGCGAGCCCCGCAAGAAGGCCCTCACCGACGCCCGCCCCGGCCACGCCGACCTCACGGGCGGCATCAAGTACCGTCACAAGGACCTGCGTGACGTGCTGGAGCGGGCCTCGGCGCGCGAGACGGCGGCGCGCGTGGCGGTCGGGTCGGTGGCCCTCAAGCTCCTGTCCGAACTCGGGGTCGAGGGGGCGAACTACGTGGCGAGCCTGGGCGGGATCGAGACCCGGCAGCCCTTCTCCTGGGACGCGCTGGACGCCATTGAGGAGTCCGACCTGCGGACCCTGGACGCGGACGCGGCGGCGCAGATGCGCGAGCGGATCGACGGGGCGAAGAAGGACGGTGACACGCTCGGCGGCATCCTGGAGGTGCGTTTCCGGGGGCTGCCGGTGGGGCTGGGTTCCTTCGTCCACTGGGACCGCAAGCTCGACGGGCGGATCGCGCAGGCATGTCTCAGCGTGCAGGCGATGAAGGGGGTGGAGATCGGGCGGGCCTTCGAGAACGCCACCCGGCCCGGGAGCGGCGTGCACGACGCGGTGTACTACAAGGAGGGGGGCTACGCCCGCGAGACCAACGCGGCGGGCGGCCTGGAGGCGGGCATGACGAACGGCGAGGAACTCATCGTGCGGGTCGCCATGAAGCCCATCGCCACGCTGATGAAGCCGCTGCCAACCGTCAACGTCGTCACGCACGAGGCCTCGGACGCGGCGCGCGAACGCAGCGACACGACCGCCGTGCCCGCCGCCGGGGTGATCCTCCAGTGCGTGATCGGCTGGGTGCTCGCCCACGCGATGCTGGAGAAGTTCGGGGGTGACACCCTGCCCGAGTTGCAGGAGCGGGTGGCGGCGGCGCGGGCCTACGTGCAGGCGTACTAG
- a CDS encoding shikimate kinase encodes MHGTGLIERPVTWVALAGFMGTGKSRVGWELSRMLALHFVDTDKLITRVVGKTIPEVFAQEGEGYFRACEQEVVRRVTRLDHAVVSLGGGTFIHETNRRTLLERGPVVVLWASPETVYQRTKHSDRPLLKTPDPLTRIRTLMTEREEHYRQGTLHVHSDGRPAEEIAGEIVERLWDWAEAGAEVEEAELVGAERATD; translated from the coding sequence ATGCACGGGACCGGCCTGATCGAGCGCCCCGTCACCTGGGTGGCGCTGGCGGGCTTCATGGGCACCGGGAAAAGCCGGGTGGGCTGGGAACTCTCGCGGATGCTCGCCCTGCACTTCGTGGACACCGACAAGCTGATCACCCGCGTGGTGGGCAAGACCATCCCCGAGGTTTTCGCACAGGAGGGGGAGGGCTACTTCCGCGCCTGCGAGCAGGAGGTCGTACGCCGGGTCACCCGCCTCGACCACGCCGTCGTGAGCCTGGGCGGCGGCACCTTCATCCACGAGACGAACCGCCGCACCCTGCTGGAGCGCGGCCCGGTCGTCGTGCTGTGGGCGAGTCCCGAGACGGTCTACCAGCGCACCAAGCACAGCGACCGCCCCCTGCTGAAGACCCCTGACCCCCTGACCCGCATCCGCACCCTGATGACCGAGCGCGAGGAGCACTACCGCCAGGGCACCCTCCACGTCCACAGCGACGGCCGCCCTGCCGAGGAGATCGCCGGGGAGATCGTGGAGCGGCTGTGGGACTGGGCCGAGGCCGGGGCAGAAGTCGAGGAGGCAGAACTCGTCGGGGCCGAGCGTGCGACGGATTGA
- the aroB gene encoding 3-dehydroquinate synthase, which produces MRRIEVGGERTYAVEVGSGLISRARVPERHVALIHPVDLPVLLVEAAQSALSPTLTVSVPARDDCKTLDVFSGVLSRLARANIPRDGAVVGLGGGAATDLAGFVAASYLRGVAFYTMPTTLLGMVDAAVGGKTGVNLPEGKNLVGAFWPPRAVWCDTDVLATLPPAVFAEGAAEAYKHGLIADPALLPRVLSPDFRPGGSNLEDTLADAIAVKAGVVTRDLTERGERAFLNFGHTLAHALEAFTDHGVTHGEAVGYGMHYAARLSRALGGADLTGHTLAFLGWQRPRPLPPLTFEDVWPYMARDKKADAEGVRFVLLHDLARPYLARVPGEVLRREFAGWREEVETVSR; this is translated from the coding sequence GTGCGACGGATTGAGGTCGGGGGCGAGCGGACTTACGCCGTGGAGGTCGGCTCAGGACTGATTTCCAGGGCCCGCGTCCCCGAGCGGCACGTCGCCCTCATCCACCCGGTAGACCTGCCCGTGCTCCTCGTCGAAGCGGCGCAGTCGGCCCTCTCCCCCACCCTGACCGTGAGCGTCCCCGCCCGCGACGACTGCAAGACGCTGGATGTCTTTTCGGGCGTGCTCTCGCGGCTGGCACGGGCGAACATCCCGCGTGACGGGGCGGTGGTGGGGCTGGGCGGAGGGGCGGCGACCGACCTCGCGGGCTTCGTGGCGGCGAGTTATCTGCGTGGCGTCGCCTTCTACACCATGCCCACCACCCTGCTCGGCATGGTGGACGCGGCGGTGGGGGGCAAGACGGGCGTGAACCTTCCCGAGGGCAAGAATCTGGTGGGTGCGTTCTGGCCTCCCCGGGCCGTGTGGTGCGACACGGACGTGCTCGCCACCCTGCCCCCCGCCGTCTTCGCGGAGGGTGCGGCGGAGGCGTACAAGCACGGGCTGATCGCCGACCCGGCCCTCCTCCCCCGCGTCCTGTCCCCTGACTTCCGCCCCGGTGGCTCCAACCTAGAGGACACCCTCGCGGACGCCATCGCCGTCAAGGCCGGGGTCGTCACGCGCGACCTGACGGAGAGGGGCGAGCGGGCCTTCCTGAACTTCGGGCACACCCTCGCACACGCGCTGGAGGCCTTCACCGATCATGGAGTCACGCACGGCGAGGCGGTGGGGTACGGGATGCACTACGCAGCCCGCCTCTCCCGCGCGCTCGGCGGGGCGGACCTGACCGGGCACACGCTCGCCTTCCTGGGCTGGCAGCGGCCCCGGCCCCTTCCCCCCCTCACGTTCGAGGACGTGTGGCCGTACATGGCGCGCGATAAGAAGGCGGACGCGGAGGGGGTGCGCTTCGTGCTGCTGCATGACCTGGCGCGGCCCTACCTGGCGCGGGTGCCGGGGGAGGTGCTGCGGCGGGAGTTCGCGGGGTGGCGGGAAGAGGTCGAAACAGTGAGTAGGTAG
- the aroQ gene encoding type II 3-dehydroquinate dehydratase — protein MLLVLNGPNLNRLGLREPGVYGSQTLEDLERLCEGWGAELSVTVTCRQSNFEGQLLEWVHEAQEQGFAGIVINPGALTHYSYALRDAIAGQPLPVVEVHISNVDAREEFRHRSVTAAVCRGKISGLGFLGYRLAMEALTEGGT, from the coding sequence ATGCTGCTCGTCCTGAACGGCCCCAACCTCAACCGCCTCGGCCTGCGGGAGCCGGGCGTGTACGGCTCGCAGACGCTCGAAGACCTCGAACGCCTGTGCGAGGGGTGGGGGGCGGAACTCAGCGTCACCGTCACCTGCCGCCAGAGCAACTTCGAGGGCCAACTGCTCGAATGGGTCCACGAGGCGCAGGAGCAGGGCTTTGCGGGCATCGTGATCAATCCCGGCGCCCTCACCCACTATTCCTACGCGCTGCGCGACGCCATCGCCGGGCAGCCCCTCCCCGTGGTCGAGGTCCACATCAGCAACGTGGACGCGCGGGAGGAGTTCCGGCACAGGTCGGTCACCGCCGCCGTGTGCCGGGGCAAGATCAGCGGCCTGGGCTTTCTGGGCTACCGCCTGGCGATGGAGGCCCTGACGGAGGGCGGCACGTGA
- a CDS encoding alpha/beta hydrolase: MSWRPYAARPDSTVTGTLLQWEGVGDANHAPRTLLAWLPPSYDTDPNRRYPVVYFHDGQNVFDAATSNSGEWGADETLTELAARGVEAIAVGIPHGGERRFHEYSASPNPELTGTADGGGADDYVTFLVGTVKPAVDGHFRTLPGPGSTVVIGSSMGGLVSLHALLTRPDVFGHAGVMSPAFWTAPAQSFTRVQTSPTPTGRIWLDIGGREGPEEPELMRAYWRDAHAMRDLLLEKGMGEQLCFVAEPEGIHHESAWARRLLGALEFLLGDG; encoded by the coding sequence GTGAGCTGGCGCCCCTACGCGGCGAGGCCGGACAGCACGGTCACAGGCACCCTGCTCCAGTGGGAGGGGGTAGGCGACGCGAACCACGCCCCGCGCACCCTGCTCGCCTGGCTGCCGCCCTCTTACGACACAGACCCGAACCGCCGCTACCCGGTCGTCTACTTCCACGACGGCCAGAACGTCTTCGACGCGGCCACGAGCAACAGCGGCGAGTGGGGGGCGGACGAGACGTTGACCGAGTTGGCGGCGCGGGGAGTGGAGGCCATCGCGGTCGGCATTCCCCACGGCGGCGAGCGGAGATTCCACGAGTACAGCGCGTCGCCCAACCCGGAGTTGACAGGCACGGCGGACGGGGGCGGTGCGGACGACTACGTCACCTTTCTGGTGGGTACGGTCAAACCGGCTGTGGACGGCCACTTCCGCACTCTTCCCGGCCCGGGCAGCACGGTCGTCATCGGTTCCAGCATGGGGGGTCTGGTCAGCCTGCACGCCCTGCTCACCCGCCCGGACGTGTTTGGGCACGCCGGGGTGATGAGTCCGGCGTTCTGGACTGCGCCCGCCCAGTCCTTTACTCGCGTCCAGACCAGCCCCACCCCAACCGGGCGCATCTGGCTCGACATCGGCGGCCGGGAGGGCCCCGAAGAGCCCGAGCTGATGCGTGCCTACTGGCGAGACGCCCACGCCATGCGCGACCTGCTGCTCGAAAAGGGCATGGGCGAGCAGTTATGCTTCGTGGCCGAGCCGGAGGGCATCCACCACGAGAGCGCGTGGGCGCGGCGGTTGCTGGGGGCGCTGGAGTTTTTGCTTGGAGACGGGTGA
- the rplM gene encoding 50S ribosomal protein L13, whose protein sequence is MKTFVPKNDEQNWVVVDAANVPLGRLATLIASRIRGKHRPDFTPNIIQGDFVVVVNAEKVVLTGGKLDTKVYTRYTGYQGGLRTETARVALAKHPERVIEHAVFGMLPKGRQGRAMHTRLKVYAGETHPHTAQKPQRLEVR, encoded by the coding sequence GTGAAGACTTTCGTACCCAAAAACGACGAGCAGAACTGGGTCGTGGTGGACGCGGCGAACGTGCCGCTGGGCCGCCTGGCGACCCTGATCGCCAGCCGCATTCGCGGCAAGCACCGCCCCGACTTCACGCCCAACATCATCCAGGGCGACTTCGTCGTCGTGGTCAACGCCGAGAAGGTCGTGCTGACCGGCGGCAAGCTGGACACCAAGGTGTACACCCGCTACACCGGCTACCAGGGCGGCCTCAGGACCGAGACGGCCCGCGTGGCCCTCGCCAAGCACCCCGAGCGCGTGATCGAGCACGCCGTCTTCGGGATGCTGCCCAAGGGCCGCCAGGGCCGCGCGATGCACACCCGCCTGAAGGTCTACGCGGGCGAAACTCACCCCCACACCGCTCAGAAGCCCCAGCGGCTTGAGGTTCGTTAA
- the rpsI gene encoding 30S ribosomal protein S9, whose amino-acid sequence MAIEQFYGTGRRKAAVARVFLRAGEGRIIVNGKEFQTYFRGLLRAVHALQGFRETGTAGRYDAIITVTGGGPSGQADAIKLGIARALLKVNPDFRAQLKPRGLLTRDPREVERKKYGLKKARRAPQFSKR is encoded by the coding sequence ATGGCCATTGAACAGTTCTACGGCACGGGCCGCCGCAAGGCCGCTGTCGCCCGCGTGTTCCTGCGCGCCGGCGAGGGCCGCATCATCGTCAACGGCAAGGAGTTCCAGACCTACTTCCGGGGCCTCCTGCGCGCCGTCCACGCCCTCCAGGGCTTCCGCGAGACGGGCACCGCCGGTCGCTACGACGCCATCATCACCGTGACGGGAGGCGGCCCCAGCGGTCAGGCGGACGCGATCAAGCTCGGCATCGCCCGCGCCCTGCTGAAGGTCAACCCCGACTTCCGCGCCCAGCTCAAGCCCCGGGGCCTGCTCACCCGCGACCCCCGCGAGGTCGAGCGCAAGAAGTACGGCCTGAAGAAGGCCCGCCGCGCGCCCCAGTTCAGCAAGCGATAA
- a CDS encoding NfeD family protein translates to MDWLPSLARVEPWHWWVLGALLLLLELLAPGVLFVWLALAAFTLGLVVFVLPLPVALQLLLFAALSVAAFLIGRRYVSRLPGGSEAGDALNVGSARFLGRTVTVTAPIVNGVGRVRVGDSEWRATGPDLPTGSRVLVVGAEGTTLEVEAADRRG, encoded by the coding sequence GTGGACTGGCTGCCCAGCCTGGCCCGGGTAGAGCCCTGGCACTGGTGGGTGCTGGGCGCCCTACTGCTTCTGCTGGAACTCCTGGCGCCGGGCGTGCTCTTCGTGTGGCTGGCCCTCGCCGCCTTCACGCTGGGTCTCGTCGTCTTCGTGCTCCCGCTGCCCGTCGCCCTGCAACTCCTGCTCTTCGCGGCGCTCAGCGTGGCCGCCTTCTTGATCGGGCGCCGCTATGTCAGCCGCCTCCCGGGGGGCAGCGAGGCGGGTGACGCCCTCAACGTCGGGTCGGCGCGCTTCCTGGGGCGCACTGTGACCGTCACTGCCCCCATCGTGAACGGCGTGGGCCGTGTCCGGGTCGGGGACAGCGAATGGCGCGCGACCGGGCCCGACCTCCCCACCGGGAGCCGGGTGCTGGTCGTGGGCGCGGAGGGGACGACGCTGGAGGTGGAGGCGGCGGATCGGCGGGGCTGA
- a CDS encoding SPFH domain-containing protein: protein MGVLILVSVLVLLVIVTLLAGVKSVPQGFEWTQERFGKFQRTLKPGLNLIIPYIDRVGRRVNMMEQVLDVPSQEVITKDNALVTVDGVVFYQVLDAAKASYEVRNLEQATLNLTMTNIRTVMGSMDLDELLSNRDQINARLLMVVDEATEPWGVKATRIEVKDIRPPADLVASMARQMKAEREKRANILDAEGFRQAAILKAEGEKQAEILNAEGRRQAAFLEAEARERSAQAEAEATRMVSEAIAAGNVQAINYFIAQRYVDALKEIATAPNQKTLILPVEATSILGSLQGIAEVAREAFSPGNSMNSLGKIESPVLSGPRRS from the coding sequence ATGGGCGTACTCATCCTCGTCAGCGTGCTCGTGCTGCTCGTCATCGTGACCCTGCTCGCGGGCGTCAAGAGCGTGCCGCAGGGCTTCGAGTGGACCCAGGAACGGTTCGGCAAATTCCAGCGCACCCTCAAGCCGGGCCTCAACCTGATCATCCCCTACATCGACCGGGTGGGCCGCCGGGTCAACATGATGGAGCAGGTCCTCGACGTGCCCTCGCAGGAGGTCATCACCAAGGACAACGCCCTCGTCACCGTGGACGGCGTGGTGTTCTATCAGGTCCTCGACGCCGCGAAGGCGAGCTACGAGGTCCGTAATCTGGAGCAGGCGACCCTCAACCTCACCATGACGAACATCCGCACGGTGATGGGCAGCATGGACCTCGACGAGCTGCTCTCCAACCGCGACCAGATCAACGCCCGCCTGCTGATGGTGGTGGACGAGGCGACCGAGCCGTGGGGGGTCAAGGCCACCCGCATCGAGGTCAAGGACATCCGCCCGCCCGCCGATCTGGTGGCGAGCATGGCCCGCCAGATGAAGGCCGAGCGCGAGAAGCGGGCCAACATCCTCGACGCCGAGGGCTTCCGGCAAGCCGCCATCCTCAAGGCCGAGGGCGAAAAGCAGGCCGAGATCCTGAACGCCGAGGGCCGCCGCCAGGCTGCCTTCCTGGAGGCCGAGGCCCGTGAGCGCAGTGCCCAGGCCGAAGCGGAGGCGACCCGCATGGTCAGCGAGGCCATCGCGGCGGGCAATGTCCAGGCCATCAACTACTTCATCGCTCAGCGGTACGTGGACGCGCTCAAGGAGATCGCCACCGCCCCCAACCAGAAGACGCTGATCCTGCCCGTCGAGGCCACGAGCATCCTCGGCAGCCTTCAGGGCATCGCGGAGGTGGCACGTGAGGCCTTCAGCCCCGGAAACAGCATGAATAGCCTCGGCAAGATCGAGAGCCCGGTCCTGAGCGGCCCCCGGAGGTCCTGA
- a CDS encoding ATP-binding cassette domain-containing protein yields the protein MTGPLVELRDVTVRAGGRTLLEGVTLCLQPGEALRLSGPNGGGKTTLLRLLAGEVAPVSGERVYRLGGETRRSAVQARRTLSVVGPDAEAFYLTREWAQTVHDVLLAGFEGDALRLWEATPEASARLEEVTLLTGVESFMSRDFRTLSHGQRRRVVLARALMPRPEAMLLDEFTDGLSGKARAELGRVLVRVHEVGVAVVLATHRPEEAPPLPWRTLHVSGGRVTAEGGAQSETDEATHLPPPPGSGDLVRLRDARVYRNGHLALGPLDWTWEAGQHWLVTGENGSGKSTLARLIAGEFHPALGGTVERPYLARDLLTARRRTIGLVSAEVGIRQRREWTGRDVIGSAWGGTEGFAPDLTPEQAGRVDTLAAHLGVTDLLTRNAETLSQGQLRRLLLARSVAHSPRLLILDEGLDFLDVGARAAFLTLLPGLARNGTHVMVIAHRPADAPPGLTHHLHLDGGRKVFSRPL from the coding sequence ATGACGGGACCGCTGGTGGAACTCAGGGACGTGACGGTCCGGGCGGGCGGGCGAACGCTGCTGGAGGGGGTGACGTTGTGCCTGCAACCTGGAGAGGCCCTGCGGCTCAGTGGGCCGAACGGTGGCGGCAAGACCACGCTGCTGCGGCTGCTGGCGGGCGAGGTTGCCCCGGTGAGTGGGGAACGCGTCTACCGGCTGGGGGGTGAAACGCGGCGGTCGGCGGTCCAGGCGAGAAGAACCCTCTCCGTCGTCGGCCCGGACGCCGAGGCCTTCTACCTCACCCGCGAGTGGGCCCAGACCGTGCACGACGTGCTCCTGGCGGGCTTCGAGGGGGACGCGCTGCGGCTGTGGGAGGCCACGCCCGAAGCCTCGGCACGACTGGAGGAAGTCACGTTGTTGACGGGGGTTGAATCCTTCATGAGCCGCGACTTCCGCACCCTCAGCCACGGGCAGCGGCGGCGGGTGGTCCTGGCCCGTGCCCTGATGCCGCGCCCCGAGGCCATGCTCCTCGACGAATTCACCGACGGGCTGAGCGGGAAGGCGAGAGCGGAACTGGGCCGCGTGCTGGTGAGGGTGCATGAGGTAGGCGTCGCCGTCGTGCTCGCCACGCATCGGCCGGAGGAGGCGCCTCCCCTCCCCTGGCGGACGCTGCATGTCAGTGGAGGAAGGGTGACGGCGGAGGGGGGGGCTCAGTCCGAAACGGACGAGGCCACGCACCTTCCTCCTCCCCCCGGCTCCGGCGACCTCGTGCGGCTGCGGGACGCGCGGGTCTACCGCAACGGCCACCTCGCCCTCGGCCCGCTCGACTGGACGTGGGAGGCGGGGCAGCACTGGCTCGTCACTGGAGAGAACGGCAGCGGCAAGAGCACCCTCGCCCGCCTGATCGCCGGGGAGTTCCACCCGGCGCTGGGCGGCACGGTGGAGCGGCCCTACCTCGCCCGCGACCTGCTGACGGCCCGGCGGCGCACGATAGGGCTGGTGAGCGCCGAGGTCGGCATCCGGCAGCGCCGCGAGTGGACGGGGCGGGACGTGATCGGAAGCGCGTGGGGCGGGACGGAGGGCTTCGCTCCCGACCTCACGCCGGAGCAGGCCGGGCGGGTGGACACCCTCGCCGCGCACCTCGGCGTCACCGACCTCCTCACCCGCAATGCCGAGACGCTCTCGCAGGGGCAACTGCGGCGCCTGCTCCTTGCCCGCTCGGTTGCACACTCTCCCCGCCTCCTGATCCTCGACGAGGGGCTGGACTTTCTGGACGTGGGGGCACGCGCCGCCTTTCTCACGCTGCTGCCGGGGCTCGCCCGGAACGGCACGCACGTTATGGTGATCGCGCACCGCCCTGCGGACGCGCCGCCCGGCCTGACCCACCACCTTCACCTCGACGGCGGGCGGAAGGTGTTCAGCCGTCCCCTCTAA